AGAAAAGCTGGACACATATCTATGTCTGACCGCATCAACACTCGTATTGATACCGGCCTGAAGAAGAAGGCTGTGAAAGTTTTTGACCGCCTCGGCCTGACTGAAGCCGAAGCCATCCGTCTCTTTTATGCCCAGGTTGAACTCCACCAGGGTATCCCTTTTCCTCTCATGATCCCAAACGCGCACACGCTGGAGGCTTTTGAAGAGGCAAAGCATCCCGAGAAACTCCCCTCGTTCAAAAGCTTTCGTGCACTCAGAAGCCGCACGGGCACCTAAGTCGTGCTTCTCCTCAAGACCACCAGCCGTTTTCTCAAGGACCTTAAGCTTGCCAAAAAGCGAGGCTACGAGATCGACAAACTCGAAGCCATCGTTGA
The Nitrospira sp. genome window above contains:
- a CDS encoding type II toxin-antitoxin system RelB/DinJ family antitoxin encodes the protein MSDRINTRIDTGLKKKAVKVFDRLGLTEAEAIRLFYAQVELHQGIPFPLMIPNAHTLEAFEEAKHPEKLPSFKSFRALRSRTGT